In the genome of Sciurus carolinensis chromosome 3, mSciCar1.2, whole genome shotgun sequence, one region contains:
- the Nbr1 gene encoding next to BRCA1 gene 1 protein isoform X4, which produces MKKMKRYPLTVKMAVKQGNQLQMQVHEGHHDVDETPLPVVAEKRVAARTGRKPLAHYSSLVRVLGSDMKTPEEPAAQPFPLTPCDKDQPQDKPPDWFTSYLETFREQVVKETVEKLEQKLHEKLVLHNPPPGSCPSEVSMPISEETLFLPENQFSWHIACSNCQRRIVGVRYQCSLCPSYNICEDCEAGLYAHDSNHVLLKLRRPVVSSSEPFSQSKYSTPRLPAALEQVRLQKQVDKNFLKAEKQRLRAEKKQRKAEVKELKKQLKLHRKIHLWNSIHGLQSPKSSLGRPESLLQSNTLMLPLQPCAPVMPTLSAAFVDENLPDGTHLQPGTKFIKHWRMKNTGNVKWSADTKLKFMWGNLTLASTEKKDVLVPCLKAGHVGVVSVEFIAPTLEGTYTSHWRLSHKGQQFGPRVWCSIIVDPFPSAESPDNIERGLVSSSKADDLTCQQEVLLAKEEIPLGKVTEQTEGTGTCIVQKTKNVSSERELYIPSVDLLTAQDLLSFELLDINIVQELERVPHNTPVDMTPCMSPLPHDSPLIEKPGLGQIQEESEGAGFKALPDSTVSAKRKAENIASVEEAEEDLSGTQFVCETVIRSLTLDAAPDHNPPCRQKSLQRTELQLHTTEEQHPVVLPGFCRKESSLKFALPEEGPLGDEREEIVMEEEEEEELKDEVQSQSSTSSEDYIIILPECFDTSRPLGDSMYSSALSQPGLERGAEGEPGVEAGQEPAEAEERLPGEENQPQEHSISDILTTSQTLETVPLIPEVVGLPPPLPRSPPCVQHGSPGMALPVTIPEVSSVPDQIRGEPRGSSGLVNSRQKSYDHSRNHHGSSIAGGLVKGALSVAASAYKALFSGPPVTAQPIVSEDQTAALMAHLFEMGFCDRQLNLRLLKKHNYNILQVVTELLQVNNNDWYSHRY; this is translated from the exons atgaagaaaatgaaaag gtATCCATTAACAGTCAAG ATGGCAGTTAAGCAGGGAAACCAACTGCAGATGCAAGTCCATGAAGGGCATCATGATGTTGATGAAACCCCACTCCCAGTTGTAGCAGAAAAACGAGTAGCTGCCAGGACAGGGAGGAAGCCACTTGCACATTATTCTTCACTGGTGAGAGTCTTGGGATCAGACATGAAGACCCCAGAGGAGCCTGCAGCCCAG CCATTTCCACTTACTCCATGTGACAAAGACCAGCCTCAAGACAAGCCCCCAGACTGGTTCACAAGCTACCTGGAAACA TTCAGAGAGCAAGTGGTTAAAGAAACAGTTGAGAAGCTTGAACAGAAATTACATGAGAAGCTTGTCCTCCATAACCCACCTCCGGGTTCCTGTCCCTCAGAAGTCTCAATGCCTATTTCAGAGGAAACACTGTTTCTGCCAGAAAACCAGTTCAGCTGGCATATTGCTTGCAGTAACTGCCAAAGGAGGATCGTTGGTGTGCGCTACCAGTGTAG CCTCTGCCCATCTTACAACATCTGTGAAGATTGTGAAGCAGGACTATATGCCCATGATTCTAACCATGTCCTACTGAAGTTGCGGAGACCTGTTGTGAGTTCCTCTGAACCATTTTCTCAGTCAAAGTACTCTACTCCTCGTCTTCCTGCTGCTCTGGAACAAGTCAG GCTCCAGAAACAGGTTGATAAGAATTttcttaaagcagaaaagcagagATTGCGAGCTGAGAAGAAACAGCGTAAAGCAGAggttaaagaactcaaaaagcagCTTAAACTTCACAGGAAGATTCATCTTTGGAATTCCATCCATGGACTGCAGAGCCCCAAGTCCTCTTTGGGCCGACCTGAGAGCTTGCTGCAGTCTAACACCCTGAT GCTTCCTTTACAGCCCTGTGCCCCAGTTATGCCAACACTCAGTGCAGCATTTGTGGATGAGAATTTGCCTGATGGGACTCACCTTCAGCCAGGAACCAAGTTTATAAAACACTGGAGGATGAAAAACACGGGAAATGTAAAGTGGAGTGCAGAcacaaag CTCAAGTTCATGTGGGGAAACTTGACTTTGGCTTCTACAGAAAAGAAGGATGTTTTGGTTCCCTGCCTAAAGGCAGGCCATGTGGGAGTTGTGTCTGTGGAGTTCATTGCCCCAACCTTGGAGGGAACATACACTTCCCATTGGCGTCTTTCTCACAAAGGCCAGCAGTTTGGGCCTCGAGTCTGGTGCAGTATCATAGTGGATCCTTTCCCTTCTGCAGAGAGCCCTGATAACATTGAAAGGGGCCTGGTCAGCTCAAGCAAAGCTGATGATCTCACCTGCCAGCAAGAG GTTCTTCTGGCTAAAGAAGAAATTCCACTGGGTAAAGTGACTGAGCAGACAGAAGGAACAGGAACCTGCATCGTACAGAAGACAAAAAATGTTTCCAGCGAGAGAGAGCTCTACATTCCATCTGTGGACCTTCTGACTGCACAG gacctGCTGTCTTTTGAGCTGTTGGACATAAACATTGTTCAGGAGTTGGAGAGAGTACCTCACAACACACCTGTGG ATATGACTCCCTGCATGTCTCCTCTGCCACATGACAGTCCTTTAATAGAGAAGCCAGGCTTGGGGCAGATACAGGAAGAAAGTGAAGGGGCGGGATTTAAAGCACTTCCTG ATTCCACAGTATCTGCAAAGAGGAAAGCGGAGAACATTGCTTCAGTGGAGGAAGCAGAAGAAGACCTGAGTGGGACCCAGTTTGTGTGTGAGACTGTAATCCGATCCCTTACCTTGGATGCTGCCCCAGACCACAACCCACCTTGCAGACAGAAGTCCCTGCAAA GGACAGAATTACAGCTGCATACCACAGAGGAACAGCACCCAGTTGTTTTGCCTGGATTCTGCAGAAAGGAGTCTTCCT TGAAGTTTGCCTTGCCTGAAGAAGGACCACTTGGAGATGAGAGGGAGGAGATTgtcatggaggaggaggaagaggaggaactcAAAGATGAAGTTCAGAGTCAGTCCTCTACTTCCTCAGAGGATTATATCATCATCCTACCTGAGTGTTTTGATACCAGCCGCCCCCTGGGGGACTCCATGTACAGCTCTGCACTCTCACAGCCAGGCCTGGAGCGGGGGGCTGAAGGCGAGCCTGGGGTTGAGGCTGGACAGGAACCAGCAGAGGCTGAGGAGAGACTTCCTGGAGAGGAGAACCAGCCACAGGAGCACAGCATCAGTGACATCCTCACAACCTCACAGACTCTGGAAACAGTGCCCCTAATCCCAGAGGTAGTGGGCCTCCCACCACCACTGCCCAG GAGCCCTCCTTGTGTACAACATGGTTCCCCAGGAATGGCTTTACCAGTTACCATACCAGAAGTTTCTTCAGTCCCTGACCAGATCAGAGGAG AGCCCAGAGGCTCATCAGGACTTGTAAACAGCAGACAGAAGAGCTATGACCACTCAAG GAACCACCATGGGAGCAGCATTGCTGGAGGACTGGTGAAAGGGGCTTTGTCTGTTGCTGCCTCTGCGTACAAGGCCCTATTTTCTGGGCCACCAGTCACTGCACAG CCAATAGTTTCTGAAGACCAGACAGCAGCCCTGATGGCCCATCTCTTTGAAATGGGATTCTGTGACAGGCAGCTGAACCTAAGGCTGTTGAAGAAACACAATTACAACATCCTGCAGGTTGTGACAGAACTCCTTCAGGTCAACAACAATGACTGGTACAGCCACCGCTATTGA
- the Nbr1 gene encoding next to BRCA1 gene 1 protein isoform X5: MKKMKRYPLTVKFREQVVKETVEKLEQKLHEKLVLHNPPPGSCPSEVSMPISEETLFLPENQFSWHIACSNCQRRIVGVRYQCSLCPSYNICEDCEAGLYAHDSNHVLLKLRRPVVSSSEPFSQSKYSTPRLPAALEQVRLQKQVDKNFLKAEKQRLRAEKKQRKAEVKELKKQLKLHRKIHLWNSIHGLQSPKSSLGRPESLLQSNTLMLPLQPCAPVMPTLSAAFVDENLPDGTHLQPGTKFIKHWRMKNTGNVKWSADTKLKFMWGNLTLASTEKKDVLVPCLKAGHVGVVSVEFIAPTLEGTYTSHWRLSHKGQQFGPRVWCSIIVDPFPSAESPDNIERGLVSSSKADDLTCQQEVLLAKEEIPLGKVTEQTEGTGTCIVQKTKNVSSERELYIPSVDLLTAQDLLSFELLDINIVQELERVPHNTPVDMTPCMSPLPHDSPLIEKPGLGQIQEESEGAGFKALPDSTVSAKRKAENIASVEEAEEDLSGTQFVCETVIRSLTLDAAPDHNPPCRQKSLQRTELQLHTTEEQHPVVLPGFCRKESSLKFALPEEGPLGDEREEIVMEEEEEEELKDEVQSQSSTSSEDYIIILPECFDTSRPLGDSMYSSALSQPGLERGAEGEPGVEAGQEPAEAEERLPGEENQPQEHSISDILTTSQTLETVPLIPEVVGLPPPLPRSPPCVQHGSPGMALPVTIPEVSSVPDQIRGEPRGSSGLVNSRQKSYDHSRNHHGSSIAGGLVKGALSVAASAYKALFSGPPVTAQPIVSEDQTAALMAHLFEMGFCDRQLNLRLLKKHNYNILQVVTELLQVNNNDWYSHRY, from the exons atgaagaaaatgaaaag gtATCCATTAACAGTCAAG TTCAGAGAGCAAGTGGTTAAAGAAACAGTTGAGAAGCTTGAACAGAAATTACATGAGAAGCTTGTCCTCCATAACCCACCTCCGGGTTCCTGTCCCTCAGAAGTCTCAATGCCTATTTCAGAGGAAACACTGTTTCTGCCAGAAAACCAGTTCAGCTGGCATATTGCTTGCAGTAACTGCCAAAGGAGGATCGTTGGTGTGCGCTACCAGTGTAG CCTCTGCCCATCTTACAACATCTGTGAAGATTGTGAAGCAGGACTATATGCCCATGATTCTAACCATGTCCTACTGAAGTTGCGGAGACCTGTTGTGAGTTCCTCTGAACCATTTTCTCAGTCAAAGTACTCTACTCCTCGTCTTCCTGCTGCTCTGGAACAAGTCAG GCTCCAGAAACAGGTTGATAAGAATTttcttaaagcagaaaagcagagATTGCGAGCTGAGAAGAAACAGCGTAAAGCAGAggttaaagaactcaaaaagcagCTTAAACTTCACAGGAAGATTCATCTTTGGAATTCCATCCATGGACTGCAGAGCCCCAAGTCCTCTTTGGGCCGACCTGAGAGCTTGCTGCAGTCTAACACCCTGAT GCTTCCTTTACAGCCCTGTGCCCCAGTTATGCCAACACTCAGTGCAGCATTTGTGGATGAGAATTTGCCTGATGGGACTCACCTTCAGCCAGGAACCAAGTTTATAAAACACTGGAGGATGAAAAACACGGGAAATGTAAAGTGGAGTGCAGAcacaaag CTCAAGTTCATGTGGGGAAACTTGACTTTGGCTTCTACAGAAAAGAAGGATGTTTTGGTTCCCTGCCTAAAGGCAGGCCATGTGGGAGTTGTGTCTGTGGAGTTCATTGCCCCAACCTTGGAGGGAACATACACTTCCCATTGGCGTCTTTCTCACAAAGGCCAGCAGTTTGGGCCTCGAGTCTGGTGCAGTATCATAGTGGATCCTTTCCCTTCTGCAGAGAGCCCTGATAACATTGAAAGGGGCCTGGTCAGCTCAAGCAAAGCTGATGATCTCACCTGCCAGCAAGAG GTTCTTCTGGCTAAAGAAGAAATTCCACTGGGTAAAGTGACTGAGCAGACAGAAGGAACAGGAACCTGCATCGTACAGAAGACAAAAAATGTTTCCAGCGAGAGAGAGCTCTACATTCCATCTGTGGACCTTCTGACTGCACAG gacctGCTGTCTTTTGAGCTGTTGGACATAAACATTGTTCAGGAGTTGGAGAGAGTACCTCACAACACACCTGTGG ATATGACTCCCTGCATGTCTCCTCTGCCACATGACAGTCCTTTAATAGAGAAGCCAGGCTTGGGGCAGATACAGGAAGAAAGTGAAGGGGCGGGATTTAAAGCACTTCCTG ATTCCACAGTATCTGCAAAGAGGAAAGCGGAGAACATTGCTTCAGTGGAGGAAGCAGAAGAAGACCTGAGTGGGACCCAGTTTGTGTGTGAGACTGTAATCCGATCCCTTACCTTGGATGCTGCCCCAGACCACAACCCACCTTGCAGACAGAAGTCCCTGCAAA GGACAGAATTACAGCTGCATACCACAGAGGAACAGCACCCAGTTGTTTTGCCTGGATTCTGCAGAAAGGAGTCTTCCT TGAAGTTTGCCTTGCCTGAAGAAGGACCACTTGGAGATGAGAGGGAGGAGATTgtcatggaggaggaggaagaggaggaactcAAAGATGAAGTTCAGAGTCAGTCCTCTACTTCCTCAGAGGATTATATCATCATCCTACCTGAGTGTTTTGATACCAGCCGCCCCCTGGGGGACTCCATGTACAGCTCTGCACTCTCACAGCCAGGCCTGGAGCGGGGGGCTGAAGGCGAGCCTGGGGTTGAGGCTGGACAGGAACCAGCAGAGGCTGAGGAGAGACTTCCTGGAGAGGAGAACCAGCCACAGGAGCACAGCATCAGTGACATCCTCACAACCTCACAGACTCTGGAAACAGTGCCCCTAATCCCAGAGGTAGTGGGCCTCCCACCACCACTGCCCAG GAGCCCTCCTTGTGTACAACATGGTTCCCCAGGAATGGCTTTACCAGTTACCATACCAGAAGTTTCTTCAGTCCCTGACCAGATCAGAGGAG AGCCCAGAGGCTCATCAGGACTTGTAAACAGCAGACAGAAGAGCTATGACCACTCAAG GAACCACCATGGGAGCAGCATTGCTGGAGGACTGGTGAAAGGGGCTTTGTCTGTTGCTGCCTCTGCGTACAAGGCCCTATTTTCTGGGCCACCAGTCACTGCACAG CCAATAGTTTCTGAAGACCAGACAGCAGCCCTGATGGCCCATCTCTTTGAAATGGGATTCTGTGACAGGCAGCTGAACCTAAGGCTGTTGAAGAAACACAATTACAACATCCTGCAGGTTGTGACAGAACTCCTTCAGGTCAACAACAATGACTGGTACAGCCACCGCTATTGA